In a genomic window of Streptomyces koelreuteriae:
- the rplW gene encoding 50S ribosomal protein L23 — protein MAIRHPAIASKAAKKAKAARVAKARRHAAEGKNTVETPLSKSFTDPRDVLLKPVVSEKSYALLDEGKYTFVVDPSANKTQIKQAVQAVFSVKVTGVNTINRQGKRKRTRTGFGQRASTKRAIVTLAEGDRIDIFGGPTA, from the coding sequence ATGGCTATCCGTCACCCCGCCATTGCCTCCAAGGCGGCGAAGAAGGCCAAGGCCGCGCGCGTCGCCAAGGCGCGCCGCCACGCCGCCGAGGGCAAGAACACCGTCGAGACCCCGCTGAGCAAGTCCTTCACGGACCCCCGTGACGTGCTGCTCAAGCCGGTTGTCTCGGAGAAGAGCTACGCGCTCCTCGACGAGGGCAAGTACACGTTCGTCGTCGACCCGAGCGCCAACAAGACCCAGATCAAGCAGGCCGTCCAGGCGGTCTTCTCGGTCAAGGTCACCGGGGTCAACACGATCAACCGCCAGGGCAAGCGCAAGCGGACCCGCACCGGCTTCGGCCAGCGCGCGTCCACCAAGCGCGCGATCGTGACCCTCGCTGAGGGCGACCGTATCGACATCTTCGGCGGTCCGACCGCCTGA
- the rplD gene encoding 50S ribosomal protein L4: MSTVDILSPAGEKTGSVELPAEIFGVEKISIPLIHQVVVAQNAAARQGTHKTKRRGEVRGGGKKPYRQKGTGRARQGSTRAPQFAGGGVVHGPVPRDYSQRTPKKMKAAALRHALTDRARHNRIHVVSGVIEGENPSTKAAKSLFGKISERKNLLLVVDRADEAAWLSARNLPQVHILEPGQLNTYDVLVSDDVVFTQAAFESFVSGPKANDTEGSEA; the protein is encoded by the coding sequence ATGAGCACTGTTGACATCCTTTCGCCTGCAGGCGAGAAGACCGGTAGCGTCGAGCTCCCCGCGGAGATCTTCGGCGTGGAGAAGATCAGCATCCCGCTGATCCACCAGGTCGTCGTCGCGCAGAACGCCGCTGCCCGCCAGGGCACGCACAAGACCAAGCGTCGCGGTGAAGTCCGTGGTGGCGGCAAGAAGCCGTACCGCCAGAAGGGCACCGGTCGCGCCCGTCAGGGCTCGACCCGCGCGCCGCAGTTCGCCGGTGGTGGCGTCGTGCACGGTCCCGTGCCGCGCGACTACTCGCAGCGGACCCCGAAGAAGATGAAGGCTGCCGCTCTGCGTCACGCCCTCACCGACCGGGCCCGCCACAACCGCATCCACGTCGTCTCCGGCGTCATCGAGGGTGAGAACCCGTCGACGAAGGCCGCCAAGTCGCTGTTCGGCAAGATCTCGGAGCGCAAGAACCTGCTCCTGGTCGTCGACCGCGCCGATGAGGCCGCGTGGCTGTCCGCCCGTAACCTGCCCCAGGTCCACATCCTGGAGCCGGGCCAGCTGAACACGTACGACGTTCTCGTCTCGGACGACGTGGTCTTCACCCAGGCCGCCTTCGAGTCCTTCGTGTCCGGCCCGAAGGCCAATGACACCGAAGGGAGCGAGGCCTGA
- the rplC gene encoding 50S ribosomal protein L3 codes for MAKQIKGILGEKLGMTQVWDANNRVVPVTVVKAGPNVVTQVRTNDVDGYESVQIAFGEIDPRKVNKPLKGHFAKADVTPRRHLVEIRTADASEYTLGQEITAEVFEAGLKVDVTGKSKGKGFAGVMKRHNFRGLGAGHGTQRKHRSPGSIGGCATPGRVFKGLRMAGRMGNERVTTQNLTVHAVDAEKGLLLIKGAVPGPNGGLVLVRTAAKGA; via the coding sequence ATGGCTAAGCAGATCAAGGGCATCCTGGGCGAGAAGCTCGGCATGACGCAGGTGTGGGACGCGAACAACCGTGTTGTTCCGGTCACCGTCGTCAAGGCCGGCCCCAACGTCGTCACCCAGGTCCGCACGAACGACGTCGACGGCTACGAGTCCGTCCAGATCGCGTTCGGCGAGATCGACCCGCGCAAGGTGAACAAGCCCCTCAAGGGCCACTTCGCCAAGGCCGACGTCACTCCCCGCCGCCACCTCGTCGAGATCCGTACCGCTGACGCCAGCGAGTACACCCTCGGCCAGGAGATCACCGCCGAGGTGTTCGAGGCCGGCCTCAAGGTCGACGTGACCGGCAAGAGCAAGGGCAAGGGCTTCGCCGGTGTCATGAAGCGTCACAACTTCCGTGGCCTCGGCGCCGGACACGGCACCCAGCGCAAGCACCGCTCCCCCGGTTCCATCGGTGGCTGCGCCACCCCGGGCCGCGTGTTCAAGGGCCTCCGCATGGCGGGTCGCATGGGCAACGAGCGGGTCACCACCCAGAACCTGACCGTCCACGCCGTTGACGCGGAGAAGGGTCTGCTGCTCATCAAGGGCGCGGTTCCCGGTCCGAACGGCGGCCTCGTCCTGGTCCGCACCGCGGCCAAGGGGGCCTGA
- the rpsJ gene encoding 30S ribosomal protein S10, with amino-acid sequence MAGQKIRIRLKAYDHEVIDSSAKKIVETVTRTGASVAGPVPLPTEKNVYCVIKSPHKYKDSREHFEMRTHKRLIDILDPTPKTVDSLMRLDLPAGVDIEIKL; translated from the coding sequence ATGGCGGGACAGAAGATCCGCATCCGGCTCAAGGCCTACGACCACGAGGTCATCGACTCCTCGGCGAAGAAGATCGTCGAGACGGTGACCCGCACTGGTGCGTCGGTCGCGGGCCCGGTGCCGCTGCCCACTGAGAAGAACGTGTACTGCGTCATCAAGTCGCCGCACAAGTACAAGGACTCGCGCGAGCACTTCGAGATGCGCACGCACAAGCGCCTGATCGACATTCTCGACCCGACCCCCAAGACCGTTGACTCTCTGATGCGACTCGACCTCCCGGCCGGTGTCGACATCGAGATCAAGCTCTGA
- a CDS encoding SUKH-3 domain-containing protein — protein MSTDQARDWSPQTEEVLRRAGWRPGRFVPTDTWESILRERGSFVAHEAARRFLSEFGGLVTYGWPADSIATSSAIRFDPLGAQWQDERFARASREAGESLYPIGMADEGASFLGITENGALHLLRDRVEPLATSTDQALDRLVAAQAARSALWTPGAPAAGHSFWTRLDTVETGTDAGQRWPLETDRVLRAGGWFPGRAVPTETWESILLQTGEFGIHGAARRFLAEFGAVGVPYRKPRGSMPWTQFSLDPLPAIWDGEIIDDLAEQAGVDLYPIGMRDRGNQHLAMAEDGSLYAGMDSVWLLAPTLDEALQRLTGV, from the coding sequence GTGAGTACCGATCAGGCACGTGATTGGTCCCCGCAGACCGAAGAGGTCCTGCGACGCGCGGGTTGGCGACCCGGCCGTTTCGTGCCGACGGACACCTGGGAGTCGATCCTGCGCGAGCGTGGGTCCTTCGTGGCCCATGAGGCCGCGCGTCGCTTCCTCTCCGAGTTCGGCGGTCTCGTGACGTACGGCTGGCCCGCCGATTCGATCGCCACCTCGTCGGCCATCCGGTTCGACCCGCTCGGGGCCCAATGGCAGGACGAGCGATTCGCCAGGGCGAGCCGGGAAGCGGGGGAGTCCCTCTATCCCATCGGCATGGCGGATGAGGGTGCCAGCTTCCTGGGCATCACCGAGAACGGGGCGCTCCATCTCCTGAGGGACCGCGTGGAGCCGCTGGCCACGTCCACCGACCAGGCGCTGGACCGCCTGGTGGCGGCGCAGGCGGCGCGGTCTGCCCTCTGGACACCCGGCGCGCCGGCGGCCGGGCACTCCTTCTGGACGCGGCTCGACACTGTCGAGACCGGTACGGACGCCGGGCAGCGCTGGCCCCTGGAGACGGACCGGGTGCTGCGGGCCGGCGGTTGGTTCCCGGGCCGGGCGGTTCCCACGGAGACCTGGGAGAGCATCCTTTTGCAGACTGGCGAGTTCGGGATCCACGGCGCGGCACGGCGCTTTCTGGCGGAGTTCGGAGCCGTCGGAGTGCCCTACCGGAAGCCCAGGGGCTCGATGCCGTGGACGCAGTTCTCGCTGGACCCGCTGCCGGCGATCTGGGACGGGGAGATCATCGACGACCTCGCCGAGCAGGCCGGCGTCGATCTGTACCCCATCGGTATGCGCGACCGCGGGAACCAGCACCTGGCCATGGCGGAGGACGGCTCGCTCTATGCCGGCATGGACAGCGTCTGGCTGTTGGCTCCCACACTCGACGAGGCGCTGCAGAGACTCACCGGGGTTTGA
- a CDS encoding DUF6531 domain-containing protein, with translation MAGHRPADWHVLDLDKDPTPGGPQRVRSLAKQLHDFADDVSDALRLVKGMAGEGTLLEWAGKSADVFKEDFADVPKNLKKLKRSYEMCGDALSDFWPKLERAQSLADKALVKGREARDNLSSAQSKLTSADSWVTRAGKEADKYKDDPTGSKSDADKPDEAKVRAATRDVQHAKSAQSKAQSDVSDAQDALAAAKKMAADARTMRDEAAREAKSKIDEASDAGIQNRSWWEEVGDWFTDNWDTIVAVCKVVVAVVGIVAMIIGGPILGAIVLIAGLVVLADSLYKYSKGQASLWDVGLAALDCIPGMKGLTTLGGLAKGLKGVKAMRLKGVANAVRGLAKNGRAVVADGAKGAYDRVKSLFKRCGDPVDPATGYMFMEQTDITLPGTLPLAFKRHVSSGYHSGWWFGPGWASTIDQRLEVDEHGIVFVTEDGMLLTYPHPEGAGDTVLPGSGPRWPLVGTDQGGYQITDPSTGHSRHFSSPADGLALLERIVDRNGNTITFDYDSEGVPIGIRHSGGYCLALTVEEHRVTALQLVAAAEDGSGSDLTIKRYGYADGNLAQIIDSSGQPTQFTYDERLRITSWEDTNQSRYHYAYDYQDRCVEQGGEAGHLANTFTYDGIDSAWPDCRITKVSPADGSTSSFAINDACLVVGEVDPLGYVTRHTFDDHNQLRARTDALGHTTGFTWDEDGNLLVVQHADGARTVMGYNSFGQPVEVVEPGGARWCYTYDDRGNHLTTLTPESALSRFSYDDYGRRTAITDPLGSTAVVECDGAGLPIKVTDPAGGITRYERDGFGRPAKVTDPVGATTHLDWTVEGRISRRVAPDGSTESWTYDGEGNCTTYTDAIGGVTTCEYTHFDLLTARTAPDGTRYSFEHDSELRLSKVTDPLGMQWTYQYDHSGRLMAETDFDGRTHTYAHDAAGGLAVWTTPSGQTIRYERDVLGRAVSKDLAGTVTTYAYDEAGDLVEACGPDAVLTLERDRERRVTAETVNYRTTRYTYDAAGRRTGRTTPSGAVSNWSYDAVGNRSGLATSGRFLSFTHDAAGRELSRRIGENLRLEQGFDSMGRLTRQELVGLDDSRVQSRTYTYRADGYLVGTTDQLSGTRHFDLDAVGRVTGVRAAGWTESYAYDAAGNQTRASWPTGMPGQEAIGPRSYVGTRIHRAGGIRYEHDDAGRIALRQKTRLSRKPDTWRYTWDAEDRLTSVVTPDGTRWRYLYDPLGRRIAKQRLSATGGLVAEQVNFTWDGNTLCEQTSLSAGDDEAITLTWDHDGLRPLTQTERKTTVDADTTQLEVDRRFYAIVTDLVGTPTELLDEQGEIAWRTRTTLWGCTAWNRGAVAYTPLRYPGQYHDPETGLHYNHFRHYDPETARYLTPDPLGLAPSPNPVTYVHNPHTWADPLGLTPCKEEEILPEGYTSSPALEKDPYHPDMVQKRRAENEELYAATPADRAAELGYRRRISPQKAPFHSHGQEVFFNGKNYITPDVDGHNVSDGWKMFNKKGQRVGTYDADLNYIKK, from the coding sequence ATGGCGGGGCACAGGCCGGCGGACTGGCACGTCCTGGACTTGGACAAGGACCCGACGCCGGGTGGTCCGCAGAGGGTGCGCTCGCTTGCGAAGCAGTTGCACGACTTCGCCGACGATGTCTCCGACGCGCTGCGTCTGGTCAAGGGTATGGCGGGTGAGGGCACGCTCCTGGAGTGGGCGGGCAAGTCCGCGGACGTGTTCAAGGAGGACTTCGCGGATGTCCCGAAGAACCTCAAGAAGCTGAAGAGGTCGTACGAGATGTGCGGTGACGCGCTCTCGGACTTCTGGCCGAAGCTGGAGCGGGCCCAGTCCCTGGCCGACAAGGCGCTGGTCAAGGGCCGTGAGGCGCGCGACAACCTCTCCTCGGCCCAGTCGAAGCTGACCTCTGCCGATTCCTGGGTCACCCGGGCCGGCAAGGAGGCGGACAAGTACAAGGACGACCCCACCGGCAGCAAGTCGGACGCGGACAAGCCGGACGAGGCGAAGGTCCGCGCCGCCACCCGCGATGTCCAGCACGCCAAGTCGGCCCAGTCCAAGGCCCAGTCGGACGTCTCCGACGCCCAGGATGCCCTGGCGGCGGCGAAGAAGATGGCCGCGGACGCCCGCACAATGCGCGACGAGGCGGCCCGTGAGGCGAAGTCGAAGATCGACGAGGCCTCGGACGCGGGCATTCAGAACCGCTCGTGGTGGGAGGAGGTCGGCGACTGGTTCACCGACAACTGGGACACCATCGTCGCGGTCTGCAAGGTCGTCGTCGCGGTCGTCGGCATCGTGGCGATGATCATCGGCGGTCCGATCCTGGGCGCGATCGTGCTGATCGCGGGGCTCGTGGTGCTGGCCGACTCGCTCTACAAATATTCCAAGGGACAGGCGTCCCTATGGGACGTGGGCCTGGCGGCCCTGGACTGCATACCCGGCATGAAGGGCCTGACCACGCTCGGCGGCCTGGCCAAGGGCCTCAAGGGCGTCAAGGCGATGCGCCTGAAAGGGGTGGCCAACGCTGTAAGGGGCCTCGCCAAGAACGGCCGGGCGGTTGTCGCGGACGGCGCGAAGGGCGCGTACGACCGGGTCAAGTCCTTGTTCAAGCGTTGCGGTGACCCGGTCGATCCGGCAACTGGCTACATGTTCATGGAGCAGACCGACATCACGTTGCCTGGAACGCTCCCCCTCGCCTTCAAGCGTCACGTGTCCTCGGGCTACCACAGCGGCTGGTGGTTCGGTCCCGGTTGGGCCTCCACTATTGATCAACGCCTGGAGGTCGATGAACATGGAATCGTGTTCGTCACCGAGGACGGCATGCTGCTCACGTATCCGCATCCGGAAGGGGCGGGGGACACGGTGCTGCCAGGTTCGGGCCCGCGCTGGCCGCTGGTGGGCACGGACCAAGGCGGTTACCAGATCACTGACCCGAGTACGGGCCACAGCCGTCATTTTTCTTCGCCTGCTGACGGGTTGGCGTTGCTGGAGCGGATAGTTGACCGCAATGGCAACACGATCACGTTCGATTACGACTCCGAGGGTGTACCCATTGGGATTCGTCACTCGGGCGGCTACTGCCTAGCGCTCACTGTCGAGGAGCACCGTGTCACTGCCCTGCAGCTGGTCGCCGCCGCCGAAGACGGCTCGGGTTCGGATCTCACGATCAAGCGCTATGGCTACGCCGATGGCAATCTCGCCCAGATAATCGACTCCTCTGGCCAGCCGACGCAGTTCACTTATGACGAACGCCTTCGCATCACGTCGTGGGAGGACACGAACCAGTCTCGCTACCACTACGCCTACGACTACCAGGATCGCTGCGTGGAGCAGGGCGGCGAGGCCGGGCACCTTGCCAATACCTTCACCTACGACGGTATCGATTCCGCCTGGCCCGACTGTCGTATCACCAAGGTTTCCCCGGCTGATGGCTCCACCTCCAGCTTTGCCATCAACGACGCGTGCTTGGTCGTCGGAGAGGTCGACCCACTGGGTTACGTCACCCGCCATACTTTCGACGATCACAACCAGTTGCGCGCTCGGACTGATGCGCTGGGCCATACGACGGGTTTTACGTGGGACGAGGACGGAAACCTCCTTGTCGTCCAGCACGCCGACGGCGCACGTACGGTCATGGGCTACAACAGTTTCGGCCAACCGGTCGAAGTCGTGGAGCCCGGTGGCGCCCGCTGGTGCTACACCTATGACGATCGAGGAAACCACCTCACGACACTCACTCCGGAATCGGCGCTTAGTCGATTCTCCTACGATGACTACGGTCGGCGGACTGCGATCACGGATCCGCTCGGCAGCACCGCGGTGGTCGAGTGCGACGGGGCTGGCCTGCCGATCAAGGTCACGGATCCGGCAGGTGGCATTACCCGATATGAGAGGGACGGTTTCGGGCGCCCTGCCAAGGTGACTGATCCGGTGGGAGCTACGACGCACCTGGACTGGACGGTTGAAGGAAGGATCTCCCGTCGAGTGGCACCAGACGGTAGCACCGAGTCGTGGACGTACGACGGAGAAGGAAACTGCACTACCTATACCGATGCCATTGGCGGTGTGACCACCTGTGAGTACACGCACTTTGATCTACTGACCGCCCGTACGGCACCGGACGGCACGCGATACAGCTTCGAGCACGACTCAGAACTCCGGCTCAGCAAGGTCACCGATCCGCTCGGCATGCAGTGGACGTATCAGTACGACCACAGCGGTCGCCTGATGGCAGAGACCGACTTCGACGGCCGTACGCACACCTACGCCCATGACGCGGCCGGCGGGCTGGCGGTCTGGACGACCCCTTCTGGCCAGACGATCCGTTACGAGCGAGATGTGCTCGGACGCGCGGTGTCGAAGGACCTTGCGGGCACAGTAACCACCTACGCGTATGACGAGGCAGGCGATCTGGTCGAGGCCTGCGGTCCTGACGCGGTACTCACCCTGGAACGGGACCGAGAGAGGCGGGTGACTGCGGAAACCGTCAATTACCGGACAACGAGGTACACCTACGACGCGGCGGGGCGTCGTACGGGCCGTACCACACCGTCTGGTGCGGTGAGCAATTGGTCGTACGATGCCGTAGGTAACCGCTCCGGCCTAGCGACTTCCGGTCGGTTCCTGAGTTTCACGCACGACGCAGCGGGCCGGGAACTGTCTCGCCGTATAGGCGAAAACCTCAGGCTCGAACAAGGCTTTGACTCCATGGGCCGTCTGACCCGACAGGAACTTGTCGGCTTGGACGACTCTCGTGTTCAAAGCCGTACCTACACCTACCGCGCTGATGGGTACCTCGTCGGCACTACCGATCAGCTGAGCGGAACTCGTCACTTCGACTTGGATGCTGTCGGCAGGGTCACTGGTGTTCGTGCCGCCGGGTGGACCGAGTCCTACGCGTATGACGCGGCAGGCAATCAGACCCGAGCGTCGTGGCCTACGGGGATGCCGGGCCAGGAAGCCATCGGCCCGCGTAGCTACGTTGGCACACGCATCCACCGCGCAGGGGGGATTCGCTATGAGCACGATGATGCGGGGCGTATCGCACTACGTCAGAAGACCCGTCTCTCCCGCAAGCCGGACACCTGGCGCTACACCTGGGACGCCGAGGACCGGCTTACGTCCGTTGTCACTCCTGACGGCACGCGCTGGCGATACCTATACGATCCGCTCGGCCGGCGCATAGCGAAGCAACGCCTGTCCGCGACTGGTGGGCTCGTAGCCGAACAAGTGAACTTCACCTGGGACGGAAACACTCTGTGCGAGCAGACCAGTCTCTCTGCCGGTGATGATGAAGCGATCACGCTCACGTGGGACCACGACGGCCTGCGCCCGCTGACGCAGACCGAACGCAAGACGACCGTCGATGCCGATACGACACAGCTGGAGGTCGACCGTCGCTTCTACGCCATCGTCACTGATCTCGTCGGTACTCCTACCGAACTCCTCGACGAACAGGGCGAAATAGCCTGGCGCACGCGTACAACTCTGTGGGGTTGCACTGCTTGGAACCGTGGAGCTGTCGCCTACACTCCGCTCCGATATCCGGGTCAATACCACGACCCCGAAACTGGTCTCCACTACAATCACTTTCGCCACTACGACCCGGAAACCGCTCGATATCTCACCCCCGATCCGCTTGGCCTCGCCCCTTCCCCGAATCCCGTCACCTATGTCCACAATCCTCATACCTGGGCCGATCCACTCGGTCTGACTCCATGCAAGGAAGAAGAAATTCTTCCGGAGGGCTACACGTCATCTCCGGCGCTGGAGAAGGACCCCTACCACCCGGATATGGTCCAGAAGCGGCGGGCCGAAAACGAGGAACTCTACGCCGCGACTCCGGCGGATCGAGCTGCTGAGCTCGGGTACAGGAGAAGAATCTCGCCTCAGAAGGCCCCCTTTCATTCCCACGGGCAAGAAGTCTTCTTCAACGGGAAGAACTACATTACGCCGGACGTGGACGGCCACAACGTCTCTGACGGGTGGAAGATGTTCAACAAGAAGGGGCAGAGGGTTGGCACGTATGACGCAGACCTCAACTACATCAAGAAGTGA
- a CDS encoding barstar family protein yields the protein MTGVDITGTSKPWVIFVSRGDTSIRGQLSGLVAKGGRVHHFDSRDLITEERIYRSFAEVLQFPGYFGRNWDSVVDCLDDLCGAVTGGVGIAGLIHGTDRLVEADFFPLFVSVLCQGADRANAAVDLDGLPLDRPAIAEHFVFEFRQFDREKVALCIEQPDLTVTTGDSFVAAALNPQRWH from the coding sequence ATGACCGGTGTTGACATCACGGGGACTTCGAAGCCTTGGGTCATCTTCGTTTCGCGAGGAGATACCAGCATTCGTGGGCAGCTGTCAGGGCTGGTGGCGAAGGGAGGACGCGTCCACCACTTCGACTCCCGCGACCTGATCACCGAGGAGCGGATCTACCGCTCGTTCGCTGAGGTGCTGCAGTTCCCCGGCTACTTCGGGAGGAACTGGGACTCTGTGGTGGACTGCCTGGACGACCTGTGCGGTGCGGTGACGGGCGGAGTCGGGATCGCGGGTCTGATCCATGGCACGGATCGACTGGTGGAGGCGGACTTCTTCCCCCTGTTCGTGTCAGTCCTTTGTCAGGGCGCCGACCGTGCGAATGCGGCGGTGGATCTCGATGGGCTCCCCTTGGACCGTCCTGCGATCGCCGAACACTTCGTGTTCGAGTTCCGTCAGTTCGATCGCGAAAAGGTGGCGCTGTGCATCGAACAACCTGACCTCACCGTCACCACCGGCGACTCCTTCGTCGCTGCCGCTCTCAACCCCCAGAGGTGGCACTGA
- a CDS encoding S41 family peptidase, translated as MRTVTATVLALALAAAGAAPVAAGSGRPGIDGVWRMDGYGTVLSLDGDTLQEFQTTSVSCIEGEAARRTGPGAYTTDDGTVLAVRPGPGRDRASLGTDSSVGHRALRRIKELPADCTRPMPKDPRTSFDVFWHSFAENYPFFAAKGIDWRDVRDRYRAKVHKDTSRKELFGIFSDMVRPLYDAHVAVEDGDNVFAQVRPGTEVPTEELDTKVKKFVVERDLKGAPYRQDFANGRITYADLPGRADQGYLRISGFAGYTSEDAPYAAHVAALDKALDTVLTKDRTQRLKGLIIDLRINGGGSDALGIRIAERLTDTPYVAYAKRARNHPSDPDRHTRPEPIRVVPADGPRYTGPIAVLTSGSTVSAGETFTQALIDRPGHTVRIGRSTQGVFSDVLERDLPNGMTAVLPNEEFLNRSGRTYDGPGIPPHLSEPVFTKEEFEEKRDSAFDRAVSELRGRASAGR; from the coding sequence ATGCGAACCGTCACAGCCACCGTCCTCGCCCTGGCCCTCGCCGCGGCAGGGGCAGCGCCCGTCGCCGCCGGCTCCGGCAGGCCCGGCATCGACGGTGTCTGGCGCATGGACGGCTACGGCACCGTCCTCTCCCTCGACGGCGACACCCTTCAGGAGTTCCAGACGACGTCCGTCAGCTGTATCGAGGGCGAGGCCGCGCGGCGCACCGGCCCTGGCGCGTACACGACCGACGACGGCACCGTACTGGCCGTCCGCCCCGGGCCGGGCCGGGACCGTGCCAGCCTCGGTACGGACAGTTCCGTCGGCCATCGCGCGCTCCGGCGGATCAAGGAACTGCCCGCCGACTGCACCCGCCCCATGCCCAAGGACCCCCGCACCTCCTTCGACGTCTTCTGGCACTCCTTCGCCGAGAACTACCCCTTCTTCGCCGCGAAGGGCATCGACTGGCGGGACGTGCGGGACCGGTATCGGGCCAAGGTGCACAAGGACACCAGCCGCAAGGAGCTCTTCGGGATCTTCAGTGACATGGTGCGGCCTCTCTACGACGCCCATGTCGCCGTCGAAGACGGGGACAACGTCTTCGCCCAGGTCCGCCCGGGCACCGAGGTGCCCACGGAGGAGTTGGACACCAAGGTCAAGAAGTTCGTCGTCGAACGCGATCTCAAGGGCGCCCCGTACCGCCAGGACTTCGCGAACGGCCGCATCACCTACGCCGACCTGCCCGGCCGCGCCGACCAGGGCTATCTCCGTATCTCCGGGTTCGCCGGCTACACCTCCGAGGACGCCCCGTACGCCGCCCACGTCGCCGCACTCGACAAGGCCCTGGACACCGTCCTCACCAAGGACCGCACCCAGCGGCTCAAAGGCCTGATCATCGACCTGCGCATCAACGGCGGCGGCTCCGACGCCCTCGGTATTCGGATCGCCGAGCGGCTGACGGACACGCCCTACGTCGCCTACGCCAAGCGTGCCCGGAACCATCCGAGCGACCCGGACCGGCACACCCGGCCCGAGCCGATCCGGGTCGTACCGGCGGACGGGCCCCGTTACACCGGGCCCATCGCCGTGCTGACCTCAGGCTCCACTGTCAGCGCCGGTGAGACCTTCACCCAGGCCCTGATCGACCGGCCGGGCCACACCGTCCGCATCGGCCGGTCCACCCAGGGCGTCTTCTCCGACGTCCTGGAACGCGACCTGCCCAACGGCATGACCGCGGTCCTCCCCAACGAGGAGTTCCTGAACCGGTCGGGCCGGACCTACGACGGCCCCGGCATCCCGCCCCACCTCTCCGAGCCGGTGTTCACGAAGGAGGAGTTCGAGGAGAAGAGGGACTCCGCGTTCGACCGGGCTGTCTCTGAGCTGCGGGGTCGGGCTTCAGCGGGGCGTTGA
- a CDS encoding DUF397 domain-containing protein, with protein sequence MIRKPSAELVWFKSSYSDGPDGNSCIEVAIAPHTIHVRDSKQDHGPRLALSLTAWAGFVSGAAKLAQLEPSGH encoded by the coding sequence ATGATCCGCAAGCCTTCCGCCGAACTGGTCTGGTTCAAGAGCAGTTACAGCGACGGCCCCGACGGCAACTCCTGTATCGAGGTCGCGATAGCCCCCCACACCATCCACGTCCGCGACTCGAAGCAGGACCACGGTCCCCGGCTGGCACTCTCCCTCACCGCGTGGGCGGGATTTGTGTCGGGAGCCGCCAAGTTGGCGCAACTGGAGCCTTCCGGCCACTAG
- a CDS encoding helix-turn-helix domain-containing protein — protein MTAVEADSGRLKGEADEPGWEVDPDDEWGVAVIATVGRQLKLRREAVGMRAGEFGTAVGYGEDMVYKIEGGKRIPRQDYLVRADEVLGAGGLIAATWEDVKRVRYPRSVRALAQLEAKAAELGVYVGLSFHGLLQTPEHARALFEAWQPPYSEEEVEHLVAARMARKSIFERSPAPSLSFVLEEATLRRRVGGTMMWRQQLEHLLGVARLRNVSLQVMRMSSGAHPGLDGRIEVLKFADGSAVGRSDGAFSGRPTSDPKHLRILELRYGTIRAQALTPEESLAFIEQVLGET, from the coding sequence ATGACGGCGGTCGAGGCGGACTCGGGGCGGCTCAAGGGCGAGGCGGACGAGCCGGGTTGGGAGGTGGACCCCGACGACGAGTGGGGCGTCGCCGTCATCGCGACCGTCGGACGGCAGCTGAAGCTGCGGCGGGAGGCGGTGGGGATGCGCGCCGGCGAGTTCGGGACGGCCGTGGGGTACGGCGAGGACATGGTCTACAAGATCGAGGGCGGGAAGCGGATCCCTCGGCAGGACTATCTGGTCAGGGCGGATGAGGTGCTGGGGGCGGGTGGGTTGATTGCGGCGACCTGGGAGGACGTGAAGAGGGTTCGGTATCCCCGGAGCGTGCGGGCCTTGGCGCAGTTGGAGGCCAAGGCGGCTGAGCTGGGTGTGTATGTCGGGCTGAGCTTCCATGGGCTGCTGCAGACGCCGGAGCATGCGCGGGCCTTGTTCGAGGCGTGGCAGCCGCCGTACTCGGAGGAGGAGGTGGAGCACCTGGTCGCCGCGCGTATGGCCAGGAAGTCGATCTTCGAGCGCTCCCCAGCGCCATCGCTCAGCTTCGTCCTGGAAGAGGCCACGCTGCGCCGACGGGTTGGAGGCACAATGATGTGGCGTCAGCAGCTCGAACACCTGCTGGGGGTGGCCCGATTGCGCAACGTCTCGCTTCAGGTGATGCGGATGAGCTCGGGAGCCCATCCAGGGCTGGACGGCAGGATCGAGGTGCTGAAGTTCGCCGATGGCTCGGCAGTGGGGCGCTCTGACGGCGCGTTCAGCGGCCGACCGACATCCGATCCGAAGCACCTGCGGATCCTTGAGCTGCGGTATGGCACCATCCGGGCGCAGGCTCTTACGCCGGAGGAGTCGCTGGCCTTCATCGAGCAAGTGCTGGGAGAAACATGA